Within the Melopsittacus undulatus isolate bMelUnd1 chromosome 5, bMelUnd1.mat.Z, whole genome shotgun sequence genome, the region GCAAGGTGCAGTAAAGAATAACATAGAATGGATCTTCCAGATTGGAGGAGCTGTGACAGTATGAAAGGTGAAGAATAGCATACAGGCAGTGATTGCTTTTATGGTTGAGGCTGTCCTGCAGTTACAGAGAGCAGAGGAACACACTAAGCTGCAACCTTTAAGAACTTGGCAGCTCTCCTTGTTCCGAGTGCAGGTGGAGCCCCATGAGCTGGGGTGCTGCCTGTCCTTTTGGCAGTGAATCGAGCAGGGTTTGCTGCACCCTGCCTGGCACAGAAGAGTCCTGCTGAGCCCCTCACCCTGCTCTCTGAGcagtctgcagtgctggggagaagAAACCTTAGTGTGGCCATGAACAGGAATGCCATCCCCAAATTTGAAACTGTCCTGTTAGAGTAGAAGAGCAGAATGACTTTACAGGGTCgttcagcagctgcaggctTGCTGGAATTATCTGGCATTTCTAAACACTAATTGCcactgcatttctttccattttaagaACAGCTTCTGCTATGAGTCATGCGGTGCAAAGccttacaggaaaacaaaaagctcaGAGTGGAAGTTTGAGTGCCCTTTTAAAAGGGACCAATCCCAAGAGGCTCACTGGTGACCTCACTTACAGGCATGGCTATGTTGGCACTCTTCCCATGGAAGCCGAAAGCTGTGTTTATAGGAGACTTTTAACTTTTTTGTGTTAAGTTTTAAGTGGCTTTAAACACAGTAATTCTGAATGTCTGCACAGCCCCTTCCCAACAGGTAACCTGATTTCCACAGCAAGCATGGAAATCCCATTCAGACATGTGGTATTTCTTCCCTGAGATGTTCTGAAGGCAGTGCTGAGTCAGAGTGACAAGCACAGTGGAAGGTGTAACTTTTAGATGTAATCTATTACAGTTCATTATAATTTGTCCTATCTTTCTGTACTGCTGTCAACCACAGACTCATAGCatggtttcagttggaagggaccttgaagacCTTAGTTAGGGTTAGGGGCAGGGACACGTTCCACCAGACCcggttgctccaagccccatccaacctggccttgaacactgccagggatggggcagccacagcttctctgggcaacctgtgccagtgcctcaccaacctcatagtgaagaacttcctagTATCTAGTGCAATCATCCTCCTTGTCTCCAGCACTGCAGGTCATCATGCCTGGGGAAGCTGGAGCCACCACTCACGAGGAGGAGTGCTGCTCAAACCCTCAACTGGTGCCTGATTCCtgcaggggcagcaggagctgtggctgaaCCACTTCACTGCCAGAGAGCAGGGGCTTGCCAGTGGAACCAGTGCCCTTTCCAGAGCCCTTAGCATAGACACTgcttaaaaatgtttcctttgacCTTCCTACTGACAGGAACGGCTGTTGCCTGGCTCGAACCTTTGAAACTCACTggatgttctttttctcttcacccACCTAAAAGCAAATGCAAGGCTGTACAGGCACTTTTGCTTCCTATTCGTAACTAGTCAGAATGTATTAACTTCTTTGAGCTAATTTGAGCAATTACACAGGAATTGAGTTGTGATGGGTTGAAGGGTGCAGAGGCACAAAGAGCCACAAAGTGTGGTTGTTTTTCAAATTTcacctttatttttatactgaaaagggttgaaaagtttatttaaaatcagaaatgctgctgccaTTCATCTTACAAAGGCTCCAAGCAAACGCTGAGATGCTATGTGCAAGTTTGGCAGCAGTCCCAGCATGTTCCTGCCCCTGTGCTGCCCTGTTGCACAGGCACAGCTAGATGTGCAGCTGCACCGGAGTCACATACAGCTGAGGAAGAGCAACAGGCTCTGACTCTTGTGCTGCCACAGCTTCATGCCCTCAGCTCGTCCAAAGGGACAACCACAGATCCGAGGCTTTGTCTGaccataacccccccccctccccgtaTTACTGAACATTTCTTTGTGCTGAGAGGCAGCactgaggaagaaggaaacCTTGAACTGCCTCTCATTTTAAAGATTGATCCTGTTACCATTTCAAATTGTGTGTCACACACATCAGCTGTCCTAGTACAGCCACAAGTccagtgctgcagaagcacaaaTGATTGCTTGTTTATAGAAAAGGCATTTGAAACATGTAATAACCTAAAAGCACATTAAGTTCCTGCTGGCTGTGTTAAGCTCTTCTGTATTGCTTCACTGTAATACACAGGAAAATCCACCAAGGCATTAGACTTCCTCACATGACTTAAGACAGCCAGTTGCAGTCTTCAGATGGAATCCAGCACGGAGGTAAGGATATCACCACATGTCCTACGTGGGTTCTAGCCtccttttcttcaggttttgaCTTCTCCTGAGGGGACTGCACTCTGCCAAACAAGGAGACAGTGAGAAATGGAAGtttcttaaagcttttttttgcttctaaaaGTGCACCTCAATTCTTTTTCTAGCTCTTCCTTGACAGGACAGTTGGATGGAAGAAACAGTTCTCCTAGCCCACTCCTGCAGCATCTACAGCCAGGTCCAAGAAGAGAGGAATGTTTCTCCCACTCCAGTTTACTTATTTACCAGTGCTGCTTTCAATGCTGAGAGCCACTGTTAAGCCAGAACTTGGTCACGCTTTGGTAACACGTACCTGAGGTATGCTGGTTGCTGTTCATGATGGTAGCAGATGGCTGCAGTTGTGCAAGCGTAGCAGAAGCTTTGTGATAGTTCATTCTGTGGGGTGTCCTGTTACGAGTAGTCATTTGATGACAACCACTGGGTGTTTCAGGTGTCTCTTGTTGGGCTGATGGGTCTGCCATTTTGTGACCCAATATCTTCAGATCAATGGTCTCCAAGGAAATGTCCCAAAGTTCAGGATCATCTAGAAGGCATGGAAAGCTGATCAAACCAAAGAACGGTAATGTACTGCAGGAATGACAGGAATGCCAGCATCAGTGCACTCTTTCTATAAGTGCTGGCAATTATTGAAGTTAAGCTGTAAAGCATCTTCTATGTCAGTGTACAGCAGGGGACAGTGCTCTGGacttcagcaatgtccaggcACCATGGTCTGTGACCCAAATAGCCACAGTTATGTTAAGACAAGACATCCTCCACCCCCATCCCACTCCAAATGTTGTGCTTCTGTGCAGTATCCCTTCAGGAAAAGGGTTTATCAAATGGTGTAACTGAAAAGCATAAGTGTGAAACCCCTCATGGTGATGGAGACCATTGCCTTGCCACTCAAGCAAAATTTATGTTGTTAAGATCAGACTCATGCTCACACTTCTGTCACTCCAGCCTCCTCAGAACTTTTACCATTGCACTGTACTGTGAAGAGTTGTTGTAAATCATAATGATTTGATACTCTGTTACTTATTGCTTTTTGGCTGACCTGCAAAGAACTCCTCTTCTATTGCTAGTTCCTGTTGTACTGCTGCTGGAGTGCTGTGCTTTACAGGAGGATTGGGCATTGCTGGATGGAGGTAACACAAGAAGAGATTAATgttagaaataaatacagacGAACAGTTTTGCtccttaatagagccagtgtCAAATGATaagcagcagctgccaccaGATACCCTCCTTTTTGTAAGAGCTGGTTACATTTTAGTAGCAGTATGTGGAACGGTAAGATTCTGTACCTGATGATGGCTAACAGGAGCAACTGCACTACTTTAGAATGGATTTTAGGCTGTTTACCCAATCCCCAAGCTCTTGCTTACCACACAGCTGATCAGACTTTCCCATGAGCAACCTATTAGTAGCTaatgcttttttcagtgatatccagtgataggacaaggggcaatgggtgtaaactggagcataggaggttccacattaaaatcaggaagaacttctttactgtaagagtgacagagcactggaacaggttgcccagggaggttgtggagtctcctacgttggagatattcaaggcccgcctggacaagttcctgtgtgatgtactctaggttaccctgctcttgcaggggggttggattagatgatctttcgaggtcccttccaacccttgggattctgtgattccttctGTGATTCCTTAATGCAAAATCACTTGCCTGCAACCACCCCAGTGAAGTGCTGCAGCCTCAGCTCAGGTGCAGCATGTTAATAGTTCTGTCAACAGCTATTGTGCTGCATGATGCTTTAGGGTGGTTGGAAAGTTGTAGTTTAAAGATGCAGTTTTAGAGCTGACATTCCTGCTGCTTTAAGAACATGAAGGGTGGGGAAGTGTGCTAATCCTCCTTCTTTTGGCCTCAAAGGTGTGTAGACAGTACACTACAAAAGCAGGTGGAACTACTTAGGCTCCATTAGAGAAGGTAGCATGTGCCTGCCAGTAGCTTTTGTTGAAACTGTCCATATTTAATGCTGAGTCTTACCCTGTTTGCTGCTGGGAGAAACTACAGGAACCTGAtgctttttctccatctgtTCCCGGAACTGTTGCTGTAGCTGCTTTTGTCTCAATTTCCGCTGGTAAGTGGCATCACATTCAACAGCTGAAGAGTCTGTATTTCTGTCCCTACCCCCAAGGGAATCACAGTGTTAAACAGGATTTCAGCAACTActtttgatgaagaaaaagatGCCTAAAGAAGtaacagcaagagaaagaaatatccGCTAAACCAGCATTTTATAGCATCCTCCAAATTGGGCTGTCCATATGTTTTAACAGTGCAGTAACTTCTAATAGAGCTTACAAAATCAGTTTATAATAGTGATCTTACCTGGAACTATTTAGCTGTTTCTGATctgtcactgcagcagcctctggcTGGCCAGGCTTACAATCAGATGCCATCCCACAATGTTGCCTCGCTCCTGAGTTCTCTCTTTGCAAACAGCTGTTGTATCTTGCTTTCTCTATTTCAGGCTCGTAGTCTTGTCTTTTAGCTTTGACCAAATCTAACTCAGGAGGTAcctaataaaggaaaaaagaaaacatattcaaGAACTTCCTTCACCAAGTAAAAGACTCTTTTATATGGTACTGCTGAAAATCTAGCTTGTTTGCTGTAGGTGGAATAGTAAGTTAGGAAACTGAAACGCATTTTCAGTACAAAGTCATTCAGTTAATTATTGGATTTATGAGACTCTGGGTTAGTTT harbors:
- the RAD52 gene encoding DNA repair protein RAD52 homolog, which codes for MPESQGKDTESCICSNSSSTTNLVACFGQHQYTASEYQAIQHALRQRLGPEYISSRQAGGGQKVCYIEGHKVISLANEMFGFNGWAHSVTQQNVDFVDLNNGKFYVGVCAFVKVQLKDGSYHEDVGYGVSEGLKSKALSLEKARKEAVTDGLKRALKCFGNALGNCILDKDYLRAVNKLPRQVPPELDLVKAKRQDYEPEIEKARYNSCLQRENSGARQHCGMASDCKPGQPEAAAVTDQKQLNSSRDRNTDSSAVECDATYQRKLRQKQLQQQFREQMEKKHQVPVVSPSSKQAMPNPPVKHSTPAAVQQELAIEEEFFADDPELWDISLETIDLKILGHKMADPSAQQETPETPSGCHQMTTRNRTPHRMNYHKASATLAQLQPSATIMNSNQHTSECSPLRRSQNLKKRRLEPT